The genomic segment catgtcccatttgaagccccctgatgcacccttacagtagaaactcccaagaagtgaccccattttggaaactaggggataaggtgccagttttattagtactatttttgggtacatatgattttttgatcattcattataacactttctggggcaaggtgaccaaaaaattggttgttttagcacagtttctatttatttatttttacagcgtttacctgaggggttcagtcaagtgacatttttatagagcagattgttacggacgtggcgatacctcatatgtatactttttctcatttattaaagttttacacaataatagcatttttgaaacaaaaaaattatgttttaatgtgtccatgttctgagagctatagtttttttattttttgagagattttcttatgtaggggctcattttttgcgggatgaggcgacggttttattggtactattttgtgggacatacgcatttttgatcacttggtgtcgcaccttttgtgatgcaaggtgacaaaaattgcttgttttgacacagttttttttttttttttttttacggtgttcacccgaggggttaggtcatctgatatttttatagagctggtttttacggacgcggcaatacctaatatgtatacttttttttatttgtttcactttaacacaataatagcatttttgaaaccaaaaaaatgatgttttagtgtctccatgttctaagagctatagtttttttattttttaagagattttcttatgtaggggctcattttttgcgggatgaggtgacggttttattggtactattttgtgggacatacgcgtttttgatcacttggtgttgcaccttttgtgatgcaaggtgacaaaaattgcttgttttgacattttttttttttttttttacagtgttcacccgaggggttaggtcatgtgatacttttatagagctggtttttacggacgcggcgatacctaatatgtctattttattttattttttctatttataattttttttttttattccttacttgggaactttttttttttacatgtgaaactttattttattttattttttcaaccctttattttttttatttttttttacacttttcgtcccccataaggtcatacaagacttctgggggacatttgcttcactttttcttttttttttcacagttgatttctcctgtaactggggctgacatatagtagccccagttacagaagaaatgcacccctatagaggctgtacagcagcaatccagcgctgtacagcctcacagcagggctgatcgaggtctctgagagacctcacacagcccctgcactctccggtcacggcggtcacatgaccgccgggccggaacaggaagcgctgtgcgcttccttctctgcagacacagcgctcggtgagtgctgtgtctgcagcgatcgtgaaggcagggacacctgggaactgtccctgccttgtcttagggttgccctgctgtcactgacagcgggcaacccgatcagcagctgcacgattagcgtgcagctgctatttctgacaggacgttctaaaacgtgctgtcagaaatagacgtccacccataggacgtttatatcctatgggcggacgtgaggcggttaatataAAATTTAAAACAACAAAAATTATGGTATTGAGGATTTGGAGGAGGAGGTTGGGTGGTGGAAGGCAGTGAACGGCTTGATCCCTCTCCACCTTCGTATGTTCTGGTGGACACTGAAATGTGTGATGTGGGAGGAGAGACAGCGGGAGTATGCAAACGGGATGGGGGATTGGGTGAAGGAGTTGTCCGAGCCAGCGAAGAAGGAGTAGTGAAAGTTGATTGTTGAAAATAGTTAGGAGGAGAGAGAGAACAGTGGTGAAAAGGCTCGGGGGTTGTAGAATGGGGAGGTGGTTGAGGTGGACGGGTTGGAGTTTGCTGAGGTTGGAAGGGGTGAGGAGGTTGGAAGGGGTGAGGAGGTTGGAAGTGGTGAGGAGGTTGTGGTGGGGGATAGGAATGGGAGGGGGGATAGGAATGGGAGGGGGGATAGGTTGGTGGTTGGGGGACGGAAGTTGTGTGGTGTCTCAAATCCCACACCGCATCCTCCACCCTACGTCTGAACTCCAACACCTGGTCGGCCGTGAAGTCCGCCACCAGCTAATTAACTGACGGCCAATAGGTTTGTAGCGGGCCCGGCTGAGAAAACTGCGCCACACACTCCCGCAGACTTCTCAGCTCGGCCTCCATGGCTACAATCCTATTGCTGTAACCACACAAggtctcatacaagagccttgtgAGGTCTTCATAATCAGCTTGGCGGCTTCTACCGGCCCTCTGGCAACGCATCAACGCCTCAAAAAGTGGCGCCATAACGGCCATTGTTGCGTCACCAGAGGGCACCAGTAGAGGACGATTTGGGTCCTGACCAGGTGCTGGACGAGGTGGAGAGGGATCCGCGGGTGGCAGCTCAGCAGGGACCGCCTCTTGATGACTTTCACAAGGAGGTTCTGGCGCCCAAGTACTGCTAGTtgttctgtaaaaaaaacaaaaaaagaaaaattagcatgtttttaaaattgatttcaacattttaccatttttttagggATTTTTTTACTTACCTTCGCAGCTCTAGGGTTCTACGTAGGAACCCTAGGGCAGCCGCATAGCGGTACGGCTGCCGGTGGGTTCCGCCAGACCCACTCGGGCGATTGACCTCCTCGTCTTTCTTATAGCGGTCCCTTATTGAGCGCCATCGCACCATGACTGCCGtctctgaaaaatataaaaataaacattactcTCAAATTACTGGCATTACCAAACTGCAgccctacagctgttgcaaaactactactcccaacatgcctggatagggcatgctgggagttgtagttttgcaacagctggagggccgcagtttggacatGACAGATAACTaatcaatttaaaaaatttaaggaTACTTACTGCAATCTTCCTGTTTGCCTTCACTGAGGTCGTCCCAATCCGTCAGCATTTTTCTGCAAATCTccatctgcagcgtactcaagttgtgtttagaaatgttcctgggtgttgtagtgcaatagacactaacctgagacggctgactctctgcaagggcaggtgatgataggaaatgttcgtgacgccagtgccaattagacggtggcacgccgtttgctgatagcaggaataactgaggaaccacgtgatgttaaaacagaactcaaactttagtagtcatcatacatgggcatagctggaaacgcagttcctttgcagacagtttgttgcagtacatttgatgcaggcaatatagacatagcaaggtgacttcagagtgttaaacacaggacttgcagtacaggagcttgcactctattcctgactgatcctggaacatagaaaatcttctccaaggcccaataccctagctctggcgtatatccttggttttatctttatcaagtacctcctctgttgtcttgagtacctcttgcttttctgagctttgcctctgtctctctctcagcttcctcagactctagaaacttctgaactcccttcttaggctaggccctgcctatttatactgaactgggagctccctctgctgactggaaTCTGCATTGCCTGCTGCAGGCCTAACTTCCTTAAAGAGAAATACACATAaaacctagcagtgtcgggtaacctacccgtatgctgcacatccACAGACTCCGGGTCAGGTGATGGTCTGCATGGCGGCGGTCGGTATGGTCCCAGAGTGGGACGCGTTCCTCCACCAGATGGATGAGGAGTTCATTGTTGAAATAGAAACCGGATaattcctcctcatccgttcTGGCAGAGGCCCTTGAACcctaaaaaaatgagaaaataatttattaattttaaaaaattatttaataattTACACATATGATATAACAAGATTCAATACTGAGATATACTCACACGTCCCCGACCGCCGCGTGCTCCCCGGCGCCTTGTGGGTGGTTGCTGACGACCTCTTGAGGCAACAGTAGGATTAGACTAAAATAAAAGAATATCAAACTTAATAACCCAAAATTTTAAGAATTAAGAAAAAACAcaatacatttcttttttttttttaattaccgaTTCATGGTGTCCACCCCCGACTTCCTCCTCTCCCGCTGTCGGAGCAGGGCCGGAATACCTCTCCTCCGTTGACGAttgctgtaaaagaaaaaaaaagaaaaatattttggaCATGGATGggataataaaataaaactttaaaACATGACATACTGTTTCCAAGCGAACTCGTCGCCTTGGAGGAGAGTTCCCGGACTCACTTGAATAGCCTATTgaaacataaaaataattaaacaattGATTTTGAATCATTGAAAAAAATCCCTCAAAAATGATACTTActggacatttttttaaaaactatcaAGATCAGGTCTGtctcccaaaaaatataacctaagAAAAATGAGAACAAAAAGATGAAAGTTAACACATTAATATTAAACAACAGTACCACCTTAACCAGGGGACTAccacccccaacatccaccatgcagtcaccccagccagctgcagtcccaaagaaaaagcacttgggactgaagctggggtgactgcacggtgggtgctgggggcagcattccccaggggactactacccccaacattCATTTGCTGCCTCCTACATGCATCTACTATGTCTAGGACATAGTAGATGCATGTAGTTAATGTATTAAAAGACATAACACACACTGAATACTCACCTCCAGGAGCTGAAGACACGACCTGTCCTCTCCCGCGCGGGTTGTCTGTGGAAGTTCGCGCCAGCCAAGACCTTCCTACTTCCTGGTGCAGGCGCAGACGCAACTTCCGGATCCGTCGTTGCGTCGTAACAACTGAagatgttaggacggatccggaataatacatttcaatgggctattattccggatccgtcgatgcggcaagtgttccggatttttggccggagcaaaaagcgcagcatgctgcagtattttctccggccataaaatgttccgttccggaactgaagacatcctgatgcatcctgaacggatttctctccattcagaatgcattgggataatcctgatcaggattcttccggcatagagccccgacgacggaactctatgccggaagaaaagaacgcaagtgtgaaagagcacttagcaaccagtctgcataaaaatgtaatttcactattcagttaagatggccgccactgccctcaccctgaggctaatcccgcctgccctcactagccagtaacaatagccccacaaaagtgtcagtaaccagagccctcccccctaaagggttaatctcctgcagcacagaggggtcctcttaccacatgttgctctcatttatacactgagcagacggcagatctcccttccctggtctgcgctgctccaactctacttctccagctctgctgagtgagggagcgtctgccaagtgcagggacagggagaagtgcacacagcccaggcactgttatcagctgctggggaggacctggctttaatcatttaccaacagtccctggctgtgagctgtgcgctgcgattggccagcgctgcagcctaggagaaggtgacgcccacaggacaagagaagacccgcctactataacttaaaaagcaaaggtaccggagccgataacgggagaacggagcggcgcccggggataatagtaagtgcagtgagatccccgggcgccgctctatatggcagcatactcagttcacattgtttatacaggtgaaaggtcctctttaaggaagcaggctgctatggaggtcactgttaaaggggcagcactgtggaggttgtcggggggtaataattcaattaagaattattaattatggtcataaaaataattaaccataaaaaaaattaaatttataaaatttgtcataaattcttaaaatcatgacctagtgaattgtagacaacctaattgatacaattcacatctgagtccgaccatttcctcagataaataagttattttgatgtgagatgacgttaatgataaacatgtagttctgcattatacaataatacgcaggtattataaaaatatgcagatttattggttacgagGTTATAAACatacataagtaaataaacacaatgatacatgcaaatgaatatatatagcgttaatataaagcattacaagcttaacaatacatgtgagtggaaataacttgtcacataataaccaagctattattaggttaggtcctttaggatatcaaaataggaacataaattatatacatcacttctgttcagagaaaacctcatgatatcaggatgggcatgtctaatcctagacatcaatatggaaTGCTAAATACAGTCCTCCcccttctaaccaactacacatcacatgacttccagaatgggcaaatccattcaaggatataacttagaggagataactgtatccttccgccttatcctggactattttcacacatatgactttggtaaggctattaaggcctctttcaagaCTTgccttgtccggatccggcgtgtactccacttgccagaattacactccggatccggaaaaatgcaagtgtactgaaagcatttgaagacggaaccgtcttcaaaatgctttcagtgttactatggcacccaggacgctattaaagtcctggttgccatagtaggagcggggagcgggagagcggtatacttacagtcagcgcggctcccggggcgctccagaatgacgtcagagcgccccatgcgcatggatgacgtgccatgcgatcacgtgatccatgcgcttggggcgccctgacgtcactctggagcgccccgggagccgcacggacggtaagtatgctgctcccccgctccccgctacactttaccatggctgccaggactttagcgtcccggcagccatggtaaccattcagaaaaagctaaatgtcggatccggcaatgcgccgaaacgacatttagcttaaccacctcagcccccatggcttaaacaccctgaaagaccaggccactttttacacttctgacctacactactttcacagtttattgctcggtcatgcaacttaccacccaaatgaattttacctccttttcttctcactaatagagctttcatttggtggtatttcattgctgctgacatttttactttttttgttattaatcgaaatttaacgatttttttgcaaaaaaatgacatttttcactttcagttgtaaaattttgcaaaaaaaacgagatcaatatataaattttgctctaaatttattgttctacatgtctttgataaaaaaaaaaatgtttgggtaaaaaaaaaaatggtttgggtaaaagttatagcgtttacaaactatggtacaaaaatgtgaatttccgcttattgaagcagctctgactttctgagcacctgtcatgtttcctgaggttctacaatgcccagacagtacaaacaccccacaaatgaccccatttcggaaagtagacaccctaaggtattcgctgatgggcatagtgagttcatagaactttttattttttgtcacaagttagcggaaaatgatgattttttttattttattttttttcttacaaagtc from the Bufo bufo chromosome 2, aBufBuf1.1, whole genome shotgun sequence genome contains:
- the LOC120991076 gene encoding uncharacterized protein LOC120991076, producing the protein MVDVGGGSPLVKVVLLFNINVLTFIFLFSFFLGYIFWETDLILIVFKKMSSYSSESGNSPPRRRVRLETQSSTEERYSGPAPTAGEEEVGGGHHESSNPTVASRGRQQPPTRRRGARGGRGRGSRASARTDEEELSGFYFNNELLIHLVEERVPLWDHTDRRHADHHLTRSLWMCSIRMEICRKMLTDWDDLSEGKQEDCKTAVMVRWRSIRDRYKKDEEVNRPSGSGGTHRQPYRYAAALGFLRRTLELRRTTSSTWAPEPPCESHQEAVPAELPPADPSPPRPAPGQDPNRPLLVPSGDATMAVMAPLFEALMRCQRAGRSRQADYEDLTRLLYETLCGYSNRIVAMEAELRSLRECVAQFSQPGPLQTYWPSVN